The Narcine bancroftii isolate sNarBan1 chromosome 6, sNarBan1.hap1, whole genome shotgun sequence genome window below encodes:
- the slc35b2 gene encoding adenosine 3'-phospho 5'-phosphosulfate transporter 1 isoform X2, with the protein MTQAYSSTHDHPGVKFHDSQFLVFMNRVLAMMVAAVCCLLTKQPRHGAPMYKYSFASLSNILSSWCQYEALKYVSFPTQVLAKASKVIPVMLMGKLVSNRSYEYWEYLTALLISAGVSLFLLSSGQEKRPSTITTFSGLFILAGYIVFDSFTSNWQDALFSHKMSPVQMMFGVNLFSCLFTVGSLIEQGAFFHSFSFMAQHPEFGLHAGLLSICSACGQLFIFYTIRQFGAAVFTILMTLRQALAILLSCLLYGHAVSPLGALGIATVFLALFLRVYARSRLKAKRPAQGLVPAVQKV; encoded by the coding sequence ATGACCCAGGCGTACAGCAGCACCCACGATCACCCCGGGGTGAAGTTTCACGACTCCCAGTTCCTGGTCTTCATGAACCGTGTGCTGGCCATGATGGTAGCCGCTGTCTGCTGCCTGCTGACCAAACAGCCCCGGCATGGCGCTCCCATGTACAAGTACTCCTTCGCCTCCCTCTCCAACATCCTCAGCAGTTGGTGCCAGTATGAAGCCCTCAAGTACGTTAGCTTCCCCACCCAGGTGCTGGCCAAGGCCTCCAAGGTCATCCCTGTTATGCTGATGGGGAAGCTGGTGTCCAACCGGAGCTACGAATACTGGGAGTACCTGACAGCGTTGCTGATCTCAGCAGGGGTCAGCCTGTTCCTGCTGTCCAGTGGGCAGGAGAAGAggccctccaccatcaccaccttCTCAGGCCTCTTCATCCTGGCCGGGTACATCGTCTTCGACAGCTTCACCTCcaactggcaggatgccctcttCTCCCACAAGATGTCTCCCGTGCAGATGATGTTCGGGGTGAACCTATTCTCCTGCCTCTTCACTGTGGGCTCCCTGATAGAGCAGGGAGCCTTCTTCCACTCATTCTCTTTCATGGCCCAGCACCCGGAGTTCGGGCTCCACGCTGGCCTGCTGTCCATCTGCTCCGCCTGTGGCCAGCTCTTCATCTTCTACACCATCCGGCAGTTTGGCGCTGCTGTCTTCACCATCTTGATGACCCTGCGCCAGGCCCTGGCCATCCTGCTGTCCTGCCTGCTGTACGGCCATGCTGTGTCACCACTGGGTGCACTGGGCATCGCCACTGTCTTCCTCGCCCTTTTTCTGCGCGTCTACGCCCGTAGCCGCCTCAAGGCCAAGAGGCCAGCGCAGGGGCTGGTTCCCGCCGTGCAGAAGGTGTAG